In Gammaproteobacteria bacterium, one genomic interval encodes:
- a CDS encoding amino acid permease — protein sequence MTEVRLDTSLDPLLHRKFNARLLNMIAIGGSIGTGIFLASGNAIHTAGPGGTLLAYLLTGLMVYFLMTSLGEMAAYMPTTGSFYTYAAKFVDPALGYALGWNYWYNWAITVASEITAASLIMQFWFPHSPSWIWCLAFITLIVGFNALSAKGFGEIEYWFSFIKVSVIILFIIAGSALILGVSPGESIGFKNWFIGDAPFHGGSMAILSAFMIAGFSFQGTELIGIAAGESENPHINIPKAIKQVFWRILLFFILAILVISFLIPYTSPQLISSDVEMSPFTLVFKEYGMSFAASFINGIILIAILSAGNSGLYAATRMLWYLAKQRHVPKIFARVNQRGVPVIALAATTFIAMSAFLSSFFGNGLVYFWLINASGLSGFIAWLGIAISHYRFRKAYIKQGKDLSQLPYLAKGYPFAPLTAFGLCLLVIGGQNYKALSEHQIDWSQFLVSYIGLPIFILLWLGYKLIKRTKIVKLNECNFDYDNITQPNN from the coding sequence ATGACTGAAGTAAGGTTAGATACTTCATTGGATCCTCTATTGCATAGAAAATTTAATGCGCGTCTATTAAATATGATTGCAATCGGTGGTTCAATTGGAACGGGAATTTTTTTGGCAAGTGGTAATGCCATTCACACTGCAGGTCCGGGTGGAACTTTGCTTGCTTATCTTTTAACAGGTCTCATGGTTTATTTTTTGATGACTAGTTTAGGAGAAATGGCAGCCTATATGCCAACCACAGGTTCTTTTTATACGTACGCTGCTAAGTTTGTGGATCCAGCTTTGGGTTATGCTTTAGGATGGAATTATTGGTATAACTGGGCCATCACTGTTGCATCAGAAATTACTGCCGCCTCGTTAATTATGCAATTTTGGTTTCCTCACAGTCCCTCTTGGATTTGGTGCTTAGCATTTATTACTTTGATCGTCGGGTTTAATGCCCTCTCAGCGAAAGGATTTGGAGAAATTGAGTATTGGTTTTCATTTATTAAAGTATCAGTCATCATTTTATTTATTATTGCAGGAAGCGCTCTAATTTTAGGAGTTTCGCCAGGCGAGTCCATTGGTTTTAAAAATTGGTTTATTGGTGATGCTCCTTTTCATGGTGGAAGTATGGCAATCTTAAGTGCCTTTATGATTGCTGGTTTTTCATTTCAAGGAACAGAATTAATCGGTATTGCAGCTGGTGAAAGTGAAAACCCGCATATCAATATTCCAAAAGCAATCAAGCAAGTATTTTGGCGCATTTTATTATTTTTTATATTAGCCATCTTGGTGATCAGCTTTCTAATCCCCTACACTTCACCCCAACTGATTAGTTCGGATGTTGAAATGAGTCCTTTCACGTTAGTATTCAAAGAATACGGCATGAGCTTTGCAGCATCATTTATCAATGGCATCATTTTAATTGCTATTCTTTCGGCGGGTAATTCAGGTTTGTACGCTGCGACCCGGATGCTTTGGTACTTAGCCAAACAACGTCATGTTCCAAAAATTTTTGCACGCGTCAATCAACGTGGCGTTCCAGTTATTGCACTTGCGGCCACAACGTTTATTGCGATGTCCGCATTTTTATCTTCTTTTTTTGGTAATGGCTTGGTTTATTTTTGGTTAATTAATGCGTCGGGTTTGTCTGGATTTATTGCATGGTTAGGCATTGCTATCAGTCACTATCGGTTTAGAAAAGCATATATCAAACAAGGAAAAGATTTAAGCCAACTTCCTTATCTGGCTAAAGGTTATCCATTTGCTCCTTTAACTGCCTTTGGTTTATGTCTTTTAGTGATAGGTGGCCAAAATTATAAGGCGCTTAGTGAACACCAGATTGATTGGTCGCAATTCTTAGTTTCCTACATTGGCTTGCCAATCTTTATATTGTTATGGCTCGGGTATAAACTTATTAAACGCACAAAAATTGTGAAATTAAACGAATGTAACTTTGATTATGATAATATAACACAACCTAATAATTAG
- a CDS encoding NAD(P)H-dependent oxidoreductase: MKILYVLAHPNPKSFNGHLAEEAVTHLASSHEVKFSDLYQENFNSVASLQDFNLPTHAKDEAFFLMQQAAFNEQRLSPDITKALEQVQWADHLIFQFPLWWFATPAILKGWFDRILVKGFAYDANKIFDDGLLKGKKASIVTSTQSPATAYQTDGVHGATLDTFLHPIHHTLRFVGMQISSPFVTYGAFNLTLEQQKNIIKNYKNYLDHLFK, translated from the coding sequence ATGAAAATTTTGTATGTTTTAGCGCATCCTAATCCAAAATCATTTAATGGTCACCTTGCCGAAGAAGCTGTAACTCACCTTGCTTCATCCCATGAAGTTAAATTTTCTGATTTATACCAAGAAAATTTTAATAGTGTCGCCAGTTTGCAAGATTTTAATTTGCCTACCCATGCAAAAGATGAAGCTTTTTTTTTAATGCAACAAGCCGCATTCAATGAACAGCGTCTCAGCCCTGATATTACTAAAGCCCTTGAACAAGTTCAGTGGGCTGATCATTTAATTTTTCAATTTCCTTTATGGTGGTTTGCAACGCCGGCGATATTAAAGGGTTGGTTTGATCGAATTTTAGTGAAAGGTTTTGCCTATGATGCGAATAAAATTTTTGATGATGGCTTGTTAAAAGGCAAAAAAGCTTCAATCGTCACCAGCACTCAATCTCCCGCTACAGCCTATCAAACTGATGGTGTACATGGTGCAACCCTTGATACTTTTTTACATCCTATCCATCACACTTTACGCTTTGTAGGTATGCAAATTTCTTCCCCCTTCGTAACCTATGGCGCATTTAATTTAACCCTAGAGCAACAAAAAAATATTATAAAAAATTATAAAAACTACCTAGATCATTTATTTAAATAA
- a CDS encoding LysR family transcriptional regulator — protein MGMLDDTAIFTAVVELGGFSRAAKQLGLSNGLVSRRIAQLELKLGVTLIKRTTRQLQLTREGELFWQHAQRIQQELDSAVSSIQSLAQKPKGKIRLSAPLYFGRHFLTPIIMKFLADFKDIKIDLNLSNDQLDPIKEQFDLVIRGAGYIDEVNLQDSSLQMKLLLQEKIGLYASSSYLFKHGEPTNIKALLSHAIINSASNPSQLEEAKWPYLIGCEQEYFIFNPQYTSNDIESSLTACIAGHGIGRFTDLNVKMALQHQTLKPVLRDYDWGHYKLYAIYPQQHVLPKRTRLLLEFIYSHTRHLTEKLGGAG, from the coding sequence ATGGGAATGTTAGATGACACCGCTATTTTTACTGCAGTCGTTGAGTTAGGCGGATTTAGCCGGGCGGCGAAGCAGCTAGGTCTTTCCAATGGCTTGGTGAGTCGACGTATTGCTCAATTGGAATTAAAACTCGGTGTAACATTAATTAAACGAACAACGCGTCAGTTACAATTAACCCGGGAAGGAGAATTATTTTGGCAGCATGCCCAACGAATACAACAAGAACTTGATTCTGCAGTAAGCTCAATCCAATCGCTTGCTCAAAAACCCAAAGGTAAAATTCGTCTCAGTGCTCCCTTATATTTTGGAAGACATTTTTTAACACCCATTATCATGAAGTTTCTAGCTGATTTTAAAGATATAAAAATTGATTTAAACCTCAGTAATGATCAATTAGATCCTATTAAAGAACAATTTGACCTGGTTATTCGAGGCGCGGGTTATATTGATGAAGTCAATTTGCAAGATAGTAGTCTGCAAATGAAGTTGCTCTTGCAAGAAAAAATCGGATTATATGCAAGCTCAAGCTATCTCTTCAAACACGGCGAGCCTACAAATATTAAAGCTTTATTGAGCCATGCCATTATTAATTCGGCGAGCAATCCATCACAACTAGAAGAGGCAAAGTGGCCTTATCTAATCGGCTGCGAGCAAGAGTATTTTATTTTTAATCCACAGTATACTTCTAATGATATTGAAAGTAGCTTAACCGCCTGTATAGCAGGTCATGGAATCGGACGCTTCACTGATTTAAATGTAAAAATGGCACTACAGCATCAAACCTTAAAGCCAGTCCTCAGGGATTATGACTGGGGTCACTACAAGCTGTACGCCATATATCCTCAACAGCATGTTCTACCAAAACGTACACGATTATTATTAGAATTCATTTATTCCCATACGCGACATTTGACAGAAAAATTAGGGGGAGCAGGATAA
- a CDS encoding 1-acyl-sn-glycerol-3-phosphate acyltransferase, translating to MQTILAKLKQFIFFTKCLWAVAWPCLVVIVKANLNRINHQEMNRIVNKAAVSVLSLTKTRYKISYATQFHFQENTAYILMSNHESLMDIPLIYATMTGTIRFLAKKELFKIPIFGRMLAISECVPVDRSKPMQEKAFFQQVKERLHKNIFIWIFPEGTRSREKDLLPFKSGGFRLAREISAKIVPVGICNTRAILPPHKLEFGFNKTVELKVGEPIDAGKFQMLDGQQLLMETVRNKIKDLIA from the coding sequence ATGCAAACAATCTTGGCTAAATTGAAGCAATTTATTTTCTTTACCAAATGCCTTTGGGCGGTCGCCTGGCCTTGCCTGGTGGTGATTGTAAAAGCTAACTTAAATAGAATTAATCATCAAGAGATGAATCGAATTGTTAATAAAGCCGCAGTGTCGGTTTTAAGTTTAACCAAAACGCGTTACAAAATATCTTATGCGACCCAATTTCATTTTCAAGAAAATACCGCTTATATTCTCATGAGCAATCATGAAAGTTTAATGGATATTCCTTTAATTTACGCGACAATGACAGGAACCATACGCTTTCTCGCTAAAAAAGAATTATTTAAAATCCCAATCTTTGGAAGAATGTTGGCAATAAGTGAATGCGTGCCCGTTGATCGAAGCAAACCTATGCAAGAAAAAGCTTTTTTTCAACAAGTTAAAGAGAGGCTGCATAAAAATATATTTATTTGGATTTTTCCAGAAGGGACGCGATCACGCGAAAAAGATTTACTGCCCTTTAAAAGCGGGGGTTTTCGTTTAGCGCGAGAAATTTCCGCCAAAATTGTACCGGTTGGCATCTGCAATACGCGCGCAATTCTACCACCTCATAAATTGGAATTTGGTTTTAACAAAACTGTCGAGCTTAAAGTAGGCGAACCCATTGATGCAGGTAAATTCCAAATGTTGGATGGACAGCAACTATTGATGGAGACGGTAAGAAATAAAATTAAAGATTTAATTGCCTAA
- a CDS encoding PspC domain-containing protein, which yields MNTSPQPRRRLYRSRQDRMIAGICGGIAAYFHTDPTWIRLLFVLLFFLGGSALLVYIVMWIVVPIEPENLV from the coding sequence ATGAATACATCACCGCAACCGCGTCGCAGACTTTACCGTTCTCGTCAAGATCGTATGATTGCTGGTATTTGTGGCGGTATCGCTGCATATTTCCATACCGATCCCACCTGGATCAGACTCTTATTCGTGTTGTTATTTTTCTTGGGCGGGTCAGCGCTATTAGTCTACATCGTGATGTGGATTGTGGTTCCTATTGAACCAGAAAATCTTGTTTAA
- a CDS encoding Nramp family divalent metal transporter produces the protein MIKRVKKYFGILGPGITTGAAGNDPSGIATYSQTGAQFGYKQLWIVFLILPFQIAIQEACARIGAVTGEGLASVIKKKFNPWILYSVIFLFLIANVINIGANLGAMAATMQLIFPLNFTLLTVGFTTIILAMQIFLSYRIYANILKWLALSLITYPLTAIMIHINWGQVFKATFIPHLEFNFAYLFILTGLLGTTVSPYLFVWQASQEVEEVNKKNLNTIGGNSKVSRRYIKRMRIDNFVGMLSSQICSWSIIVVSAAVLHQHGIIDIKNAADAAKALEPFIHSFPNAGLITKIIFATGIIGLGLLSIPILAGSCAYAIGETYNMKVGLDLKFYNAYGFYGIIIFATLIGLGINLVDIDPFKALIYSAVLNGLVAVPLIFLVAVIAQDKKFMGKHYSRFLSNIFVWLTFLGILGAGIGMVYSLFFS, from the coding sequence ATGATTAAACGAGTAAAGAAATATTTTGGCATACTCGGACCTGGCATAACCACAGGGGCAGCTGGAAACGATCCTTCGGGAATCGCAACCTATAGTCAAACTGGTGCTCAATTTGGATACAAACAACTCTGGATAGTTTTTTTAATCCTCCCTTTCCAAATTGCTATTCAAGAAGCCTGTGCACGGATTGGTGCCGTCACGGGAGAAGGATTGGCCTCGGTTATCAAAAAGAAATTCAATCCTTGGATTCTTTATAGCGTTATTTTTTTATTCCTCATTGCCAATGTTATTAACATTGGGGCAAATTTAGGTGCGATGGCTGCCACGATGCAACTGATTTTTCCTCTTAACTTCACGCTTTTGACGGTTGGTTTCACGACGATCATTTTGGCTATGCAAATCTTTTTATCCTATCGTATTTATGCAAATATTTTAAAATGGCTGGCCTTGTCGCTCATTACTTACCCCTTGACCGCTATCATGATTCACATTAATTGGGGGCAAGTTTTCAAAGCCACCTTCATCCCCCATCTAGAATTTAATTTTGCTTATTTATTTATCTTAACCGGTTTATTAGGGACAACAGTTTCTCCCTATTTATTTGTTTGGCAAGCTTCGCAAGAAGTTGAAGAGGTCAATAAGAAAAACTTAAATACCATAGGTGGAAACTCAAAAGTAAGTCGGCGTTACATCAAACGAATGCGGATTGATAATTTTGTTGGCATGTTATCCTCACAGATTTGCTCATGGTCGATCATTGTAGTGAGCGCTGCCGTGTTGCATCAACATGGTATTATCGATATAAAAAATGCGGCCGATGCTGCAAAAGCGCTAGAACCTTTTATCCATTCCTTTCCAAACGCTGGTTTAATTACGAAAATTATTTTTGCCACTGGCATTATTGGTTTGGGGTTATTATCGATTCCCATTCTGGCTGGATCTTGTGCTTATGCCATTGGTGAAACTTATAATATGAAAGTTGGATTGGACTTAAAATTTTATAATGCCTATGGATTTTATGGGATAATTATTTTCGCTACGTTAATCGGATTAGGGATAAACTTAGTCGATATCGATCCTTTTAAGGCACTGATCTATAGCGCAGTCCTAAACGGTCTCGTTGCTGTCCCTCTTATCTTTCTCGTAGCAGTTATCGCGCAAGACAAAAAATTTATGGGTAAACATTACAGTCGTTTTCTATCAAATATTTTTGTTTGGCTTACCTTCTTAGGAATATTAGGTGCAGGAATTGGTATGGTCTATTCCCTCTTTTTTTCTTAA
- a CDS encoding nicotinamide mononucleotide transporter has protein sequence MPSTQSLELFATLAGFLNIILCIRANIWNWFFGIVMVVLYAVVFYQTKLYADMGFQCVALVLQFYGLKRWSEKLKLEPTPLKITPKKIWWIALSSTMVLFGAIAFLLARYTDSNTVLIDAATTAGSLVALWMQANAWIGHWLLWIVVCSASVEMYLIKNLYYTAGLFFIFIILNGFGFYRWRAQLRLTKENW, from the coding sequence ATGCCCTCCACACAATCTTTAGAACTTTTTGCAACGCTCGCTGGATTTCTGAATATTATTCTTTGCATTCGCGCCAATATCTGGAACTGGTTTTTTGGCATCGTGATGGTCGTTTTATATGCAGTGGTTTTTTACCAAACAAAGCTCTATGCAGACATGGGGTTTCAATGTGTCGCATTAGTTTTGCAATTTTATGGTCTGAAGAGGTGGTCGGAAAAGCTCAAGCTCGAACCAACTCCTCTAAAAATAACACCTAAAAAAATATGGTGGATCGCTTTAAGTTCGACCATGGTTTTATTTGGTGCCATTGCCTTTTTGTTAGCAAGATATACGGATTCAAATACCGTTTTAATCGATGCCGCCACTACCGCAGGGAGCCTGGTTGCCTTATGGATGCAAGCGAATGCTTGGATTGGGCATTGGTTATTGTGGATCGTGGTTTGTAGCGCTTCGGTTGAAATGTATTTAATTAAAAACCTATATTACACAGCGGGTCTATTTTTTATTTTTATTATTTTAAATGGTTTCGGTTTTTACCGTTGGCGGGCGCAATTGCGACTAACAAAGGAAAACTGGTAA
- a CDS encoding HAD-IB family phosphatase: MAILNWQMQQPISSVFFDCDGTLTSIEGINQLAELKGVASQVVALTELAMSSTGINEGLYTERLKIILPHETQVHALAQSYIKWQTQHAKDVITILQRLGKTVYILSAGLEPAVIFFGKHLGVPEERIFSVGITFDAQGHYLDFDHTSPLIHHDGKRRLIQQLVRDARLTSLIGDGLNDCVAADIVTRFIGFGGVFFRENIARLSDYYLNAPTLSPLLALLLTASEIQLLSPAENQLYQLGLNYFLMQDSNIPAIKK, from the coding sequence ATGGCAATTTTAAATTGGCAAATGCAACAACCGATCTCTTCTGTTTTCTTTGATTGCGATGGCACACTCACGAGTATTGAAGGTATCAATCAATTAGCCGAATTGAAGGGTGTGGCCTCCCAAGTTGTCGCCCTCACAGAACTTGCCATGAGTTCAACTGGTATCAATGAAGGGCTGTATACTGAACGTTTAAAGATTATTTTACCTCATGAAACCCAGGTTCATGCATTAGCACAATCTTATATAAAATGGCAAACTCAACATGCTAAAGATGTCATTACCATTTTGCAACGCTTGGGCAAAACTGTTTATATTCTTTCCGCAGGACTAGAACCTGCAGTCATTTTTTTTGGTAAACACCTTGGCGTACCTGAAGAACGTATTTTTTCGGTAGGTATTACTTTTGACGCTCAAGGTCATTATCTTGATTTTGATCATACTTCACCCTTAATTCACCATGATGGAAAACGTCGGCTTATCCAACAACTTGTTCGGGATGCGCGCCTTACATCTTTAATTGGGGATGGATTAAATGACTGTGTTGCGGCCGATATTGTAACTCGCTTTATCGGTTTCGGCGGTGTTTTTTTTCGCGAAAACATTGCGCGCCTCTCTGATTACTATCTTAACGCGCCTACTCTTTCTCCGCTGCTTGCTTTATTGTTAACAGCCTCTGAAATTCAATTATTAAGCCCAGCTGAAAATCAACTTTATCAGCTCGGATTAAACTATTTTTTAATGCAAGACAGTAACATACCCGCCATCAAAAAATAA
- a CDS encoding 3-phosphoglycerate dehydrogenase — translation MFKIQTLNTIAVAGLNLFPREYYEIASDIKNPNAILVRSHAMHEMTIPASTQVVGRAGAGLNNIPVAALTKRGIPVLNTPGANANAVRELVMAGMLLASRNIPQALNYVTSLATNNNLEQMIEQHKKQFVGFELLGKTLGVIGLGNVGVRVANAAMSFGMKVIGYDPSITVNHAWMLSSEVKKARSIDDLVMEADFITFHVPLMPATKHLLNAARFNLMKKGIVLLNFSRMGIIDEEALVDALNEDKVHIYVTDFPTEILRNHPRVISLPHLGASTKEAEENCAMMLANQIREFLENGSITNAANFPSLSVPTLSTPARLAIVNANIPNMVAQISAKLAAARLNIVSLLNQSREDIAYTVIDLALPINQETLDEIAKIAGILQLRVMTHHQTQ, via the coding sequence ATGTTTAAGATCCAAACGCTTAATACCATAGCAGTGGCGGGTTTAAATTTATTCCCTCGTGAATATTATGAAATAGCATCTGATATTAAAAACCCCAATGCTATTTTAGTTCGTTCCCATGCTATGCATGAAATGACGATTCCCGCTTCGACACAAGTTGTAGGACGCGCGGGTGCTGGATTAAATAATATTCCCGTGGCTGCTTTAACTAAACGCGGCATACCCGTTTTAAATACGCCAGGTGCGAACGCCAATGCTGTGAGAGAATTAGTGATGGCTGGTATGTTACTTGCGAGTCGCAATATTCCACAAGCGTTAAATTATGTTACCTCTCTTGCTACGAATAACAATTTAGAACAAATGATTGAACAGCATAAAAAACAATTTGTAGGTTTTGAATTGTTAGGCAAAACGTTAGGGGTGATCGGGCTTGGGAATGTCGGTGTGCGCGTCGCGAATGCTGCAATGAGTTTCGGAATGAAAGTTATTGGTTATGATCCGTCCATTACTGTTAATCATGCCTGGATGCTTTCCTCTGAAGTCAAAAAAGCACGAAGTATTGATGATTTGGTAATGGAAGCTGATTTTATTACGTTTCATGTCCCTTTAATGCCAGCTACAAAGCATTTACTTAATGCAGCTCGCTTTAATCTAATGAAAAAAGGGATTGTCCTTTTAAACTTTTCACGTATGGGCATTATCGACGAGGAAGCGCTTGTCGATGCATTGAATGAAGATAAAGTTCATATTTATGTCACCGATTTTCCTACAGAAATTTTGCGCAACCATCCTCGCGTCATCAGCTTGCCCCATCTTGGTGCTTCAACAAAAGAAGCTGAAGAAAATTGTGCCATGATGCTCGCAAACCAAATTCGTGAATTTTTGGAAAATGGGTCGATTACGAATGCTGCAAATTTCCCTTCTCTTTCAGTTCCTACTTTATCAACACCCGCACGGTTAGCGATCGTTAACGCCAATATTCCCAATATGGTCGCGCAAATTTCTGCAAAACTTGCTGCCGCCCGATTAAATATTGTAAGTTTATTAAATCAGTCGCGCGAAGATATTGCCTACACAGTGATTGATTTAGCATTACCGATTAATCAAGAAACATTAGATGAAATAGCAAAAATTGCCGGAATTCTACAACTTCGCGTTATGACTCATCATCAAACCCAATGA
- a CDS encoding class I SAM-dependent methyltransferase: MKNNFERFSHTSSNYQLYRPSYPQALITLLKEKLQLSPQAVIADIGSGTGLLTKLFLANGNRVYGVEPNKKMREAGEIFLKNFPNFISVEGSAEQTTLPADSVDYVTAGTAFHWFDQKQCHQEFLRILRLPGFGIFVWNVRDLHTKVNQDYENLILKYGRYAQETSARQFEKTIMDDFFSPFTMQTYSFPQHQFFNWEGFKGRLLSTSYALQKGEPRYEEMIDDLQKIFNVHAHLKKIKFSYLTKIYFGQLK, from the coding sequence ATGAAAAATAACTTTGAACGATTTAGCCATACGTCGTCCAATTATCAGCTTTACCGTCCTTCTTATCCGCAGGCGTTGATAACGCTATTGAAAGAAAAATTACAATTATCTCCGCAAGCCGTAATTGCTGACATTGGTTCGGGTACGGGATTATTAACCAAGCTTTTCTTGGCAAATGGTAATCGTGTTTATGGTGTTGAACCGAATAAAAAAATGCGCGAAGCAGGCGAAATTTTTTTAAAAAATTTTCCCAACTTCATCAGTGTAGAAGGTAGTGCAGAGCAAACCACACTTCCCGCTGACAGTGTTGATTATGTTACCGCAGGCACAGCGTTTCATTGGTTTGATCAAAAACAATGTCACCAGGAATTTTTACGTATTCTTCGTTTACCCGGTTTTGGGATATTTGTATGGAACGTTCGCGATTTGCACACGAAAGTTAATCAAGATTATGAAAATCTCATTCTCAAATATGGTCGTTATGCACAAGAAACATCTGCACGACAATTTGAAAAAACTATTATGGATGATTTTTTTTCTCCTTTTACAATGCAAACTTATTCTTTTCCTCAGCATCAATTTTTTAATTGGGAAGGCTTTAAAGGCCGGTTGTTGTCAACTTCTTATGCTTTACAAAAAGGTGAACCGCGTTATGAAGAAATGATTGATGATTTACAGAAAATATTTAATGTGCACGCACATTTGAAAAAAATAAAGTTTAGTTATTTAACTAAAATTTATTTTGGTCAATTAAAATAA
- a CDS encoding SGNH/GDSL hydrolase family protein: protein MKKLIFLFMFFWTTTIFAEPFNRIIFFGDSLTDNGNLYKKFLKIIPKSPPYYKGRFSNGMTWAEGLGDRYYKKYYSSYKVYAVGGATAIYHHPNGKFIAPSTLTAQVNDYLLDSNFQDKSKVLFAVWIGANDYMFDEKADGEVVSTKVTEQIATSIKTLISKGGKSFVVLNLPDLAKSPFAQNNNKSSERLSELSQLHNKKLLKVMEELKNANPQIKIIYINLFDMLNDVIANPAKYNKKYNGNITDTTTACWKGGYFFQDQNQKDELKQALRQGWIAEYHSAPSEQEIDQLVEQARQTPEVMHAYHLGKSYQLGLAIPCAKPNEHIFWDQLHPTEIVHRVLGEIIEEIIDFAMPA, encoded by the coding sequence ATGAAAAAACTTATCTTCCTCTTTATGTTTTTCTGGACGACAACTATTTTTGCCGAACCCTTTAATCGAATTATCTTTTTTGGTGATAGCTTAACTGACAATGGTAATCTTTATAAAAAGTTTTTAAAAATTATTCCAAAGTCTCCGCCTTATTACAAAGGACGATTTTCTAATGGCATGACTTGGGCAGAAGGATTAGGTGATCGATATTATAAAAAATATTATAGTAGTTATAAAGTTTATGCTGTAGGTGGAGCAACTGCAATATATCATCACCCGAATGGTAAGTTTATCGCGCCATCAACATTGACTGCACAAGTCAACGATTACCTTCTTGATTCCAACTTTCAAGATAAATCAAAAGTTTTGTTTGCCGTGTGGATTGGCGCCAATGATTACATGTTCGATGAAAAAGCCGATGGCGAAGTGGTTAGCACCAAAGTTACAGAACAAATTGCTACTTCTATCAAAACATTAATAAGTAAAGGTGGAAAATCTTTTGTTGTGCTTAATTTACCTGATTTAGCTAAATCTCCTTTTGCACAAAATAATAATAAATCCAGTGAACGACTTTCAGAGTTATCGCAACTCCATAATAAGAAATTATTAAAAGTCATGGAGGAATTGAAAAATGCAAATCCGCAAATCAAAATTATTTATATTAATTTGTTCGATATGCTAAATGACGTCATTGCCAATCCTGCTAAATATAATAAAAAATATAATGGCAATATTACAGACACCACCACTGCTTGTTGGAAAGGAGGATACTTTTTCCAAGACCAAAATCAAAAAGATGAATTAAAGCAAGCTCTTCGCCAAGGTTGGATTGCAGAATATCATAGTGCACCTTCCGAACAAGAAATTGATCAATTGGTAGAACAAGCCCGGCAAACACCTGAAGTAATGCACGCTTATCATTTAGGTAAGTCTTACCAATTAGGCTTAGCAATACCTTGTGCAAAACCTAACGAACATATTTTTTGGGATCAACTCCATCCTACTGAAATTGTTCATCGCGTCTTAGGTGAAATTATCGAGGAAATAATTGATTTTGCGATGCCTGCGTAA
- a CDS encoding superoxide dismutase family protein, whose translation MRRKPLCKTIVASFISLILTSAYAATTVPMYMIDAKGQGKSIGSIKIEDSLCGVLITPDLHDLPPGLHGFHVHQKPSCGDRGMAAGDHLDPDETGEHNGPYRKLGHLGDLPVLVVDQAGNATIPTLAPRFKLSKLNGHSIIIHEEGDNYADSPKKLGGGGPRIACGIIGEGAL comes from the coding sequence ATGCGCAGGAAACCCCTTTGCAAAACCATTGTAGCAAGCTTCATTTCACTGATTTTAACTTCAGCTTATGCTGCAACCACCGTACCCATGTACATGATCGATGCAAAAGGCCAGGGGAAAAGTATCGGATCCATTAAAATTGAAGATTCCCTTTGTGGTGTCCTCATTACCCCCGATCTCCATGATTTGCCGCCAGGACTCCACGGCTTTCATGTTCATCAAAAACCTTCCTGCGGCGATCGAGGGATGGCAGCGGGCGATCATTTAGATCCTGATGAAACCGGTGAACATAATGGTCCTTATCGAAAATTAGGCCATCTGGGTGATTTACCTGTTCTCGTGGTGGATCAAGCAGGGAATGCAACGATCCCTACCCTTGCGCCACGTTTTAAATTAAGCAAACTTAATGGGCATAGCATTATTATTCACGAAGAAGGAGATAATTATGCTGACTCACCAAAAAAATTAGGTGGGGGCGGTCCTAGAATTGCTTGCGGCATTATTGGTGAAGGCGCATTGTAA